In a genomic window of Besnoitia besnoiti strain Bb-Ger1 chromosome XI, whole genome shotgun sequence:
- a CDS encoding Sec23/Sec24 trunk domain-containing protein (encoded by transcript BESB_019190): MDVHEHEATTGCRFSWNVWPATRAEAQKIELPLGCMFTPLRECTSLQLVEYEPIRCRVSGCILNPFCAIDFRSKQWTCPFSLQRNAFPNHYAMHITEQNLPAELLYPTIEYILPQPMPAPNGMPGAGAPPAGTLPPPLFFLVVDTCIIEEELEQLRDSLMQALALMPSDAVVGIITYGAMAMLHELGGGNETADIMKAHVFRGNKELTPLQIQQQLGLVAGSSNAYVPPRGGPGGAPGSSLLSPAAARFIQPIGDCEYKLTCILEELRRDSWPVPSDSRPMRCTGLALSVALSVLEAAWYQLPARILLFVGGACTSGPGQVVDLSLCESIRHHLDLQKDNKNARFVKKALKYYTQLANQAVKAGHAVDIFACSLDQVGLYEMKVMTEKTGGCVVMGDSYSINVFKDSLKKYFETDSTGFLKMGFNAKMEVLCSKEFKVCGAIGPCTGTGKKGSQVSDTSVGEGMTCEWQAAALDKETTIAFYFEVTNQQAQNLPPGKQSFLQFQTSYLHPSGRRRLRVTTLSYRFAEPNTIDVAPGFDQEAAAVLMTRLAVFKTETEESLDVLRWLDRKLIRLVARFADYQKDDPSSFHLSTEFSIYPQFMYHLRRSHFLQTFNASPDETAYYRSVLLRASVMNALVMIQPALLEYSFEQQGPPQPVLLDAQALKPNVILLLDSFFHVVVWHGELIHQWREQGFHNLPEYENLRQLLQAPLEDAKVILDERFPVPKYVQCNSGGSQARFLLAKVNPSTNYAQNSQGAAPGMGGLMGEGGAGGESFINTDDASLKVFMDHLIKLAVQS; the protein is encoded by the exons ATGGATGTCCACGAGCACGAGGCAACGACGGGGTGCCGTTTCTCTTGGAATGTGTggccagcgacgcgcgctgaAGCGCAGAAGATCGAGCTGCCGCTGGGGTGTATGTTCACGCCGTTGAGAGAATGCACGAGCCTCCAGCTCGTTGAGTACGAGCCCATCAGATGCCGTGTGAGCGGCTGCATTCTCAATCCCTTCTGCGCGATCGACTTCCGCAGCAAGCAGTGGACGTGCCCCTTTTCCCTCCAACGCAATGCCTTTCCTAATCACTACGCCATGCACATCACGGAACAG AACCTGCCTGCGGAACTGTTGTACCCAACGATCGAGTACATTCTTCCGCAGCCTATGCCTGCGCCGAATGGGATGCCGGGCGCAGGAGCTCCGCCAGCAGgcacgctgccgccgcctctgtttTTCCTCGTCGTGGACACGTGCATTATCGAAGAAGAGCTGGAGCAGCTTCGGGACTCTCTCATGCAG GCTCTCGCGCTGATGCCGTCCGACGCGGTTGTCGGCATCATCACGTATGGCGCCATGGCCATGCTTCACGAGCTGGGTGGAGGCAACGAAACGGCGGACATCATGAAAGCGCACGTTTTCCGCGGAAACAAGGAACTCACGCCTCTCCAG ATCCAACAACAACTGGGCTTGGTCGCGGGCAGCAGCAACGCGTACGTGCCTCCACGGGGCGGTCCTGGCGGAGCGCCGGGGTCTTCGCTGCTCAgccccgcagccgcgcgcttcaTTCAGCCGATTGGCGATTGCGAGTACAAGTTGACTTGCATcctcgaggagctccgccgcgactcATGGCCTGTGCCGTCCGACTCTCG GCCGATGCGCTGCACCgggctcgctctctccgtGGCGCTGTCAGTTCTGGAGGCCGCCTGGTATCAGCTGCCTGCCCGCATTTTGCTGTTTgtcggcggcgcatgcacgtCGGGACCTGGCCAG GTCGTGGATCTCTCGCTGTGTGAGTCGATTAGACACCACTTGGATCTGCAGAAGGACAACAAGAACGCGCGCTTTGTCAAGAAGGCGCTCAAGTACTACACGCAGCTGGCGAACCAAGCCGTCAAGGCGGGACACGCGGTGGATATTTTCGCCTGCTCTCTCGACCAG GTTGGCTTGTACGAGATGAAGGTTATGACCGAGAAGACTGGCGGCTGCGTGGTGATGGGAGACAGTTACTCCATCAACGTCTTCAAGGATAGTTTGAAGAAGTACTTCGAAACCGACTCGACGG GTTTCTTGAAGATGGGCTTCAACGCGAAGATGGAGGTTCTCTGCAGCAAGGAATTCAAAGTCTGCGGTGCGATCGGACCATGCACAG GCACCGGGAAGAAGGGCAGCCAAGTCTCTGACACGAGCGTGGGCGAGGGCATGACGTGCGAGTGgcaagcggcggcgctggacaAGGAAACGACGATTGCATTCTACTTCGAGGTCACGAATCAACAGGCGCAGAATCTCCCGCCGG GCAAGCAGTCGTTCCTCCAGTTCCAAACGTCTTATCTCCACCCGAGTGGAAGGCGTCGCTTGCGGGTCACGACTCTGTCCTACCGCTTCGCCGAGCCCAACACCATCGACGTCGCGCCAG GCTTTGACCAGGAAGCAGCCGCAGTGCTCATGACGCGCCTTGCCGTCTTCAAGACCGAGACTGAAGAGTCGCTCGACGTGCTTCGCTGGCTGGATCGCAAATTGATTCGgctcgtcgcgcgcttcgcag ATTATCAGAAAGACGATCCGAGCTCGTTCCACCTTTCGACGGAATTCAGCATTTACCCGCAGTTCATGTATCACCTGCGGCGCAGTCACTTCCTCCAGACGTTTAATGCGTCGCCTGATGAAACGGCGTACTACCG CTCTGTGCTGCTCCGCGCAAGCGTGATGAACGCCCTCGTCATGATTCAGCCTGCGTTGCTTGAATACTCCTTCGAGCAGCAgggcccgccgcagccggtgCTTCTCGACGCCCAGGCTCTCAAG CCGAACGTCATCCTGCTGCTGGACTCTTTCTTCCACGTCGTCGTCTGGCATGGAGAACTGATTCACCAGTGGCGCGAACAGGGCTTCCACAACCTGCCCGAGTACGAGAACTtgcgccagctgctgcag GCACCGCTCGAGGACGCCAAAGTCATTCTGGACGAGCGCTTCCCGGTGCCCAAGTACGTCCAGTGCAACAGCGGCGGCAGTCAGGCGCGTTTCTTGCTGGCAAAGGTCAATCCGTCAACAAACTACGCACAGAATTCTCAGGGAGCAGCACCGGGCATGGGCGGCCTCAtgggagaaggcggcgcgggcggcgaaaGCTTCATCAACACCGACGATGCCAGCCTCAAGGTGTTCATGGATCACCTCATCAAGCTCGCGGTTCAGAGCTAA
- a CDS encoding hypothetical protein (encoded by transcript BESB_019180), whose protein sequence is MRRRCSRRWLRDVVFLACLLASLVRLSLSVSGTQLARVCRATAGNAVGSEAPASSSGGLAHADASPLRAESLLRSSALLLSQRRSVPRSFTPWSLAPGNLAREGARSLQAPAFLQAFFPREESAWGFTLGRPPSFPPRAAARASAGPAFPFKESTSGAPGHGGWTFAAGGLVRAHFPWICCRGGSSLSFAPASCSPDSTLERGALHHAAAALCGFRPPQQRAQKWCSLSFSALLVQRWHPARESSWGDDEEEEESGARDEDMGSFSPEPSKLRSRLGSLTEPGPFPEPPPESPYWPAFPAKDVTPVPAQLPRWHSRSPFPALKPRGLLYPANPKKIRPPKYRQFRGAAPPPCELPPSPPDLQRNFRTWVRDARYEYPQFTTIPASIKYRRRLKRSSRKLDWRLRSLQDRRIYFAWRRNMRDQETHRWLREKEQWSRLTARFWKQQYALQAQRWLSPAGEAKSATGRPAEGGSCVSDAQQEQEAEMDVGAAPSSSREALIAETTDLVAHAEDGGSTRRRSGEPASIFGGSPAASTAARGGADDSAEDLLRTADPEAVTELLRRGYTLPPMTAAVAASPIPWWSSAKGLHKWRGRKTATNVQSRWVNWASHTRVVEPVVAGQLLRRRGRVLRRLQQKGIELMQKMRQLNDTREPYEEAELEADSPTDERTACAAPAALVGSNSGKESSSAPLMPLDSSGDATEGHGEKTACPSSGEDMQRERCPPRELDTERRRLSAVEAAMDVALMLGQSVVTKASGAPAPYDVHSPFMRSSTSSRRRRMRMRGRAKDPEQKDMTRQERRLANFAARQAAEAYERAMQKEARRKAWEEAQGREAERSLPP, encoded by the exons atgcgtcgtcgctgctctCGGCGCTGGCTTCGCGACGTCGTATTTCTCGCTTGTCTCCTGGCTTCGCTGGTCCGCCTATCTTTGAGTGTCTCTGGCACCCAGCTCGCGCGAGTTTGCCGGGCAACAGCAGGAAACGCCGTGGGGtcagaggcgcctgcgtcttcttccgggGGTCTCGCTCACGCAGATGCATCACCTCTTCGAGCAGAAAGCCTTTTGCGCTCTTCTGCGCTTCTGCTGTCACAGCGGCGCTCCGTTCCCAGGTCATTCACTCCGTGGTCGCTCGCTCCAGGAAACCTggcgagagagggcgcgcggagcctTCAGGCGCCAGCTTTCTTACAGGCCTTTTTCCCTAGGGAGGAGAGCGCGTGGGGGTTCACCTTGGGGCGACCTCCCTCGTTTCCGCCGCGTGCTGCCGCGAGGGCATCAGCGGGGCCTGCGTTCCCGTTCAAGGAGTCGACGTCAGGCGCACCCGGACATGGCGGATGGACTTTTGCTGCGGGTGGACTCGTGAGGGCGCACTTTCCGTGGATTTGTTGTCGGGGGGGGTCGTCACTGTCCTTCGCCCCGGCATCCTGTTCACCTGACTCTACCCTTGAGCGAGGCGCCCTGCAccatgcagctgcagctttGTGCGGCtttcggccgccgcagcagcgtgcgCAAAAGTGGTGTTCGCTGTCGTTCTCAGCGCTGCTTGTCCAGCGTTGGCATCCCGCGCGAGAGTCTTCGTGGGgtgacgacgaggaggaggaagaaagcggaGCCCGCGACGAAGATATGGGTTCTTTCTCGCCAGAACCCTCCAAACTGAGAAGCCGGCTCGGGTCGCTGACTGAGCCTGGGCCCTTtccggagccgccgccggagtcTCCTTATTGGCCAGCTTTCCCCGCAAAGGACGTTACGCCAgtgcctgcgcagctgccgaggTGGCACTCGCGGTCGCCTTTCCCGGCTCTGAAGCCTCGTGGGCTGCTCTACCCCGCGAACCCAAAGAAAATCCGCCCGCCAAAATACAGACAGTTCAggggggctgcgccgccgccttgcgaacttccgccttcgcctccggacCTTCAGCGAAACTTCCGCACGTGGGTGCGGGATGCACGCTATGAATATCCTCAGTTCACAACAATCCCTGCCAGCATCAAATACAG GCGGCGACTGAAGCGCTCGTCGCGCAAGCTGGACTGGAGGCTCAGGTCTCTACAGGACCGGCGCATTTATttcgcgtggaggcgaaaTATGCGGGATCAGGAGACGCATCGCTggctgcgcgagaaggagcagTGGTCCCGTCTGACGGCGCGATTCTGGAAGCAGCAGTAcgccctgcaggcgcagaggtgGCTGTCGCCTGCTGGTGAAGCGAAGTCCGCCACGGGAAGGCCTGCCGAGGGGGGAAGTTGTgtcagcgacgcgcagcaagAACAAGAGGCGGAGATGGACGTCGgagccgcgccctcgagttCGAGGGAGGCACTCAtcgcagagacgacagaTCTtgtcgcgcatgcggaggacggcgggaGCACGCGACGCCGTTCTGGGGAGCCTGCAAGCATCTTCGGGGGGTCGCCAGCAGCAAGCACGGCTGCCCGTGGCGGTGCGGACGACAGCGCCGAAGATCTGCTTCGCACGGCGGATCCAGAGGCAGTGACAGAGCTCCTTCGGAGAGGATACACCCTCCCTCCTATGACCGCGGCGGTCGCAGCTTCGCCAATACCGTGGTGGTCGTCTGCGAAAGGTCTGCACAAGTGGCGAGGCAGGAAGACAGCGACAAACGTGCAGAGTCGATGGGTAAACTGGGCGAGTCATacgcgcgtcgtcgagccGGTGGTTGCGGGGCAactgctgcggcgacgggggAGGGTCCTGCGTCGCTTGCAGCAGAAGGGGATTGAGCTGATGCAAAAGATGAGACAGCTGAACGACACACGAGAGCCTTATGAGGAAGCGGAACTCGAAGCAGATTCCCCAACCGACGAACGTACCGCTTGCGCAGCCCCGGCCGCCTTGGTGGGCAGCAACAGTGGAAAAGAATCGTCAAGCGCGCCTCTCATGCCGCTGGATTCGAGTGGAGATGCCACCGAAGGGCATGGGGAGAAGACTGCGTGCCCGTCTAGCGGGGAAGACATGCAGAGGGAACGCTGCCCGCCAAGAGAACTCGAcacggagaggcggaggctcaGTGCGGTGGAGGCAGCCATGGATGTGGCCTTGATGCTCGGGCAGAGCGTGGTCACGAAAGCCTCAGGAGCTCCTGCGCCATACGACGTCCACAGCCCTTTCATGCGATCGAGCACttcgtcgcgcaggcgccgcatgcgAATGCGTGGCCGCGCCAAAGATCCAGAACAAAAAGACATGACGCGGCAAGAGAGAAGACTAGCCAACTTCGCAGCTCGccaggcagcggaggcttACGAGCGAGCCATGCAAaaagaggcgaggagaaaggcgTGGGAAGAGGCTCAGGGTCGCGAAGCGGAAAGAAGTCTGCCGCCCTAG